GATGTCTGCATTATAATGTATTAGAGGAATATTACTTTAACATCTCTGAGTGATTATCgtattaatgtttattatattatagacaATGTCTGCATTACCTGTTGCTGAGTCTTGGATTCAGTGttattcctctctctccatgtaTTCTTACTGGGAAGACTCCAGTCATTGGTTTCCAGCTTCTGCAACTCAATCATTCAAACTTCAGGCAAACCATACatgcttttcatcatttttgagATGCCAACAACTGACCCACTTGTGTATTACGGGCATCAGAAAAGCTGCGTTTATTTCAGCATGTGCAggcctgcgtgtgtgtgaaaatgaggTGCGAACCTTGCTGGCCTTGGCTCCTTTCTGGCTCCTGTTGAGTTTGTTGAGCAGCAGGTGATAGGAGGCCATGATGGCGGAGGGTCGGTGGGTGGTGAGCGTGTGAATAATTTCAGAGAGGGCGTAGCCCAGTGTCTCTGTCATATAGGCCAACACAGACGAGTTCAGATCCTCCGGACACAGTCTGGGAAATCACAACAGAGAGGTAGGGAAAAACCATAACAAAGATAAAGCGTGAAaagtgaagcagagagaaatCTAATGGCTCGTTCAGGATCTGTCGGTAAGGAATGGGTAGAAACTGGTTTCTACTCAGGGTTTTGGTTGTGAGCTGTCCAGGGCTGGAACAGTTCTTGCTTTATTCATGTGGATTTCAGAAAACACGTTATTGCCAGGAGGAGCCATACATGATTACATTTCCACACTGCATAAAGTGATAAAAGCCTTTTAGTCACGCTATAATACACAAAGCTGTTACTCTACTGACcacaaaaatgttcattttgtcaGAAAACTTGCTGTGATTTCCCTCTTGGTGCTTTTGCCCACATTGTAATGTTTGCTGCAGAACTTTCCCAGAGGGCTCTTTGTATCTCATGGTATAATACACACTTATGTTACAAATATACTAGTGTCATTTATTAAGAAATCACAAGTGAATATACTGAAggtatttacatatttttgcaCACATCAcctatttttcttattttaagaTGTATTTAGAAAACATTTAATAGAACTTTTTACAGTACATAAAACTGGTGAATTCCGCAATATTTCAGTCGcctttgggtgtgtgtgtgtagacggCATGTTAAAGTGTAGTCACACAGTAGATCTCGACCTGTTTTTATGAGAGAGCGTGTGTAGTGGTTTCTTGGCATATCCCTCGTTGATCCATCTTTCCTCCATCGCGGCTCTGACACTGGGTCTCTTGGCTGGGTCTGGCTCCAGGAGAGACAACACAAACGACACCGCACCTGCAACAGGAGCACAGATGTAACATTTGAACTTTTAAAGCAgaataatagataaataaattaataagcAGTTATAAACAATAATGTATTGCAGTGTAtgatgtgaaaggtgttgctcATAGGGACAAACCCACACAGAAttacctgactctgcagttcagctctgtgtttttgggtctttcagctcattgttttggtttcctttCCTGTAACTTCACAGTTTTGGCTGAGTGTCATTTCTCACTGGTTTGTtaacagcaggcagctgttttcggAGAGAAAAGCTCAAAAAGCCCAAAAAGCCCACTGTAGGCTAATGTGCCCAGCACCAATTAGTGGATGGACAAAGTTAGCgattagctggtgaacatagtggagcgtTTGGCAGCTagagagccagatatttttcttgAAAGTTGGTGGAGACTGCACTCCAccctcaccaccacccacaAGTTAAATGCTAGCATTCAGCTTTGGTTGCAGACATGAACATTAGTCAAGACCGCACAGTCATAGTTGGTATTCTAAATGCAAGCAACTGCTGGTCAACAACCATCTTGTTGGTTACTCAAATTTGCTTGGAAGGGGTTGTGGTAAATGTACTTCAAAATGCTTCATATTCAGCTACAGTCACACAGATGGCCATGCAAGACTCCAGCCTGCTCATGGAAGCAGTTTTGGGTCAGTGTCTTGGGCAGGTGAAGGGAACTTTGGCATGTAGTTGGGCAACGCCAAGGTTCAGACCACCGACCAAGAAAATTAATGACTTCTCTCACTACTCATGCCTGGCCAAATAGACCAAACTAAAAAGAACCAATGTTACACAACCACTTCAGGCTGCCAGGCTGCTGTCATTCATTGTGACTTCGCTGAAACCGTATCAGAGACGACAGCATGGAGAGAAGCAGGATTTCCCTTGACGAGAACCAATTTAGCCTGTCAGCCTACGACACCCAAGCGTGGTTGATAGTTTGACTCCAGATGAGGATTCCTGATAAGCACCGCAGTCTGGAGGAGAAGGTAGCTTCAAAGAGGATGGCTGCCGCATTCTCAGACATACGCCAAGACTGCTGAATTCAGTTTGCTGCTATCAGCTGCCTTGCTTTCAGTGGTGAGGCAGCAGCTTGTCTCAGCAGGGTCAACTCAGTTTGTTTGTGACCAATAGACTATTTGAGGATTTTAATTGATCACcatctgggaaaaaaaatatttttgtagaCACTCACAGTAAAAAAATGTGGCGGTGGTGGTTGGGGTCTGGGTAAGTTAAAgttgtgtattgtgtttgtTGAGAGTTTAAAGGGTTGATGAACGAAACAACCCTTTGCAAAAGCGGGATAAAGTGTAAAAGTTAATGAGGATGTCTCAGATGCCGATCTGTGGCAGTGATACAGCCACTAATCTGATCTTGTCACAGTTTCAGAGCATCAGGGCCGTGCTGGTTTTCCCCACAGTAACAGGAGccgtgtttgtttgtggtgacATGGCGCCATGACAGACTGTAATGGAGTGACTATGTGCGAGAACGAGACCAAAATAAagcagagataaacagagacacTAAAGCCAATGTAGACATGGTGCAGAACAAGTAAGAACTGAGGGGAAACTTTTCCCTCAGTTCTTTGTCTCGTGACAGATCTGTGGTCGGTAGAAATCCTAGGTTTTGTCTTCAATTAGCTATTTGTAATGTGCTGACCTGAGACTGAGGAAAACTTTCCCAAATGGAAATTGGGAAATCATCATGTTGATCTTCTATggtttactttatttttttttgtattttaaatcttGGCCATTTTGTCTGGAGCTGGATAGCCAAGCATATAAGTGatatttgaaatgattaataCGAAGTGTGAGAGCCGTCTTGGTGCATtttttagcattagcattcataACAGTTTCATACTATGAGCCTGTAGGTGTGcctttatatatttttagctACTTCAACCCATAGAGCAgtctttacttttcttattATTTCAAAGTACTTTTGTTCTCGCCATGTCACCTCTAGCAAATACCCGTGAAACCCCATCAAGACTCAAAGCAAGCTCTCTCAACTCCAGCTCTATGGAGGCGAGTGACAGTACATAAGGGGGCACAGTCTTTGTTTCAGTGAGGGGGGTGGAAGGTGGCGTTACCTTTGCTGACATCACTGGGGATGCTGCTGATCTCTCCGTTGACCATCTTCTGGTGCAGCTGTTTGATGTTGAATGGTTCAACAGTAAAGGGCAGAGTCCCTGTCAACATGGCGAACATGCTCACACCtctgcacgcacgcacgcacacagacacacacacacacacacacacacacacacacacacacacacacacacacacacacgcgcgcgcacacagacacacacacagagggaaaatgtgtacaaacacaaacacattgacattaTCCATACACAGCAccacagaggaaagaaataTCCAGGCAAAGCTATGATCGAACAGGCCTCAACAGACACAATGAGACTTTATCACTTACATGGACCAGACGTCCACTTTGGGTCCATACTTCCTGTGAGCGAGCAGCTCAGGGGCGGCGTAGGCTGGACTTCCACACTGGGTGTTGAGAAGCTCCAGGGACAACGACTCGGTCTTCAGAGTGTTACTCAGGCCAAAGTCTGTGtgaaacatcatcatttttccaATGGGTTCGTGTTGCTGCACATTTACAGATGCACTCGATGGCTACGGTTCTGCAATATCCTGATGTGTCCAACATTTTGCATTAATACACCGGCAGGCAAATGTCACTGgaaaaagcagaaatgtcaaCATACCTACGATCTTTATGTTGTTATGTTCGTCCAGCAGGAAGTTTTCAATCTTCAAATCTCTACAggggaaaagaagagagacaaaaaaacaaagtgtggtTCACCATGAGCTTTGTCCTTAATCCTACAGGAATTTCTTAAATTGCTTTTTCCCTACACATGAGTGTTTTGGAGTAATTTACTTGACAGACACTCCTGCAATGCGTGTTTGGCCTTACTAAGCTTTCCTGTGTATTTATGGACAACCAGATGAGATGGGACCAGACTATACCCacaaaagcaaaggaaaacCCAAGTTAAATTTGGGTTTGGGTAGAGCTCAAGCATTAAAAATACTGCTGAAAAATATTTGGGGGTACATTTAGTAGTAGTCATTTTGGGAATTAGTTTGCTTTGGACTGCTAAAACCTTCCACCCATCAAGATTTTCAAGTCAACTCAAACTGCTCCTCTTGACTTGTGATCCTCTACCAGAATAATATCACCTGGAAAAGTTGCCTCACTTCCCTGAAAGTACCCCTGCCTCACCACCAGCCACACGGCCTGCTCTAAAACTACCAAGCTAAATGAAAATCTGCGGTTAGGGGGAGAGAGATCCCCTATAAACTACAGCCTGGGAATCAGCCATTTTCCTTTCATCTGCCTTCATCTAACCAACAGACACTCCAGGTCCCAAAAATCCAAAGGACACCGCTCACACAACCCGAGGAAAGTTCAAAGACAGACGGAGCGAGACGGAGCGAGAGCAGACATTGTCATAAAGGAGAAAATGTATGCGGTAAACCTACTGAATGTGGGTGGCAGGAGGTGCGTTTAAGTGCaaattttccatttatttccagTTTAATCATCTCTGTGTGGGACTGTggtggagagagtgtgtgtgtgagcgccagtgagtgtatgtatgtgtgtgaggacgtgggtgtgtgtgtgtgtgacactgagagAGGTGCTATTGAATGGTTGAGCGCTACATCGTTGAGGGACTTCATTAGAGAGGAAGTCCATGATGTTGTGATGATGTGTGAATCATGGCGCCGGCGCAGGATGATGAGGTCATTGCCTGGTAATCACATTCCCACCTTCAGAGGAGCCAAGGTCTTAAACCAAAGCCCAGAgctgtgcatgttgtgtgtggtgtgtgtgtgtgtgtgtgtgtgtgtgtgtgtgtatgagcattAGGTCTCTAACGCCTACACATACTAAAATGCCACTAAAATAACACTCTCGACTCCCACACTGCACTGTGCCTTTCTTGCAGTATTTCCTCCTCTGAAAACTGTTAATGCCCTGCAAACtactctgtgtgctgtgtgctaACAAGTGTGTTTATATGCATGAATCTACAAGTCTAACCATAACATCCAGCATGCAACAAATAGCTACTGCTTGTGGGTGTTTGAAGGCCTCAGTTGTTTTCACAAAATCTCTACCAGGGCCAAACAGAAAAAGCATGACAAGCACTTTATCACACGTTCCAGTATACAGTTTTTTGTAATATGCATGCCAGAAGATGTCCGGACATCAAGGTTAAAACTGTACTAAATGGTAAGTGAGGTTACCATAGTTTTAACAGGATGTCAGCGCCTATGAATGTGTCTCAACTCAGGGGCTGCATCATTCGAGGGCTGCATTTAAAGACTGATTGCGTCACAGTGGTGCAACATCCACTTCCATTTTGAAGGCTCCCTCAAATGCAGCCAAGAAATGCGTCCTTCATTTCCTGGGCAATGAAGGActcagcgggggggggggggggggggggggtgttaatTACTTTGCAAATGTATAACAGCGGCTGAGGATGAATATGGAAATCCACCGTAGACCTgaccgtctcatttcggttTGCCCTTCGCAGCCTACACACAGCCTTcaaaggatgtggcccctgtATTGAGACACAGCTTTTATGTCAGTTTGGGGTTTTAAAAGATTACAAACTCTTAAGAGCacatctcctccttctccctcattaaaaaatacacaaaagtatCCAgagaaatatgcaaatatttttcagttcGAATGTTTACGACTAAGATGTCTCCTCCAGGACTTAACTGAaaaacagttcattttcattaacTCAGTATGAGGCAGATGTCTCTAATACATGTAGAAGTACTGCACATTGTGTCCATGCtcgtcctgtgtgtgtgtgtgtgtgtgtgtgtgtagtctcaCCTGTGTACGATGCCGTGTTTGTGCAGGTGCTCCACTGCAGACAGGATCTGTCGGGTGTAGCGCCgcacctccctctcctccagcctcttcctctcacaGATCCTGTCCATCAGGTCTCCTCCAGCACAGAGCTCCATGGCCATGTAGTAgctgttctctgtctccagagTCTGACACAAACAGGCGTTCATGCGCATACTAATGGGACAAGCTTATTCTAACCTCATTTTTACAATCTACAATTAACGTACTGTTAATGGATTCAAATACGAACAAATGTAATGTTGTTACATTGATGATGGTTTTTTTCATACCTCCAACAGGACAACGATGTGAGGATGTCGGACCATCTGATGAATACGAGGCTCTCTCTTCATGTTCTTAAGTACGTACGAGTCTTGACGCGCTTTTTTCTTGTCAATCACCTTAATAgccacctaaacacacacacacacacacacacacacacacacacacacacacacacacacacaaaaacaaatatgcacataaatatacaatagCTTTAATGTGGTTTTTAGAAAGTTGAATCAGCACCCTTTGCTCttctgttaaaatgtaaaagtcttTTGGCAGTCCTGAGCTACATGGATGGATGTGTACCCACAGTTCTCTACAAATGATAGATGTGTAAGTAGTTGTGGCTTCAGAGCCTTGCCCAAGGGTACTTCCACTTTAATTGTTAAGGAAGTATTCCTTAATCACTTTCTCCACCTATATGTTTTGCTGGATCGCAACAGCGGGGCCAGTCCTATAAACAGACTATTGGTCGGCAGGCTGAGTGTTTCCCTATTGCTCATTGTTCCTACCAGATGATTTGGAACGAACgagcagtgttgccaacttagcacTTTGTTGCTAGATTGTTCAGACTTTTCAGACGCctttagtgacttttttttagacAGACCTCAGCTACCTTCCCTAAAAGagtcagtacagtacagtacagccCCGCGAGTGTGAGGTCAGGCTTTCCCTCCACAGGCACACCTCTCTGTGCTGACCGCACGGCAGCTTATGCTACtgagcttctaactttctctcagAGTGATCATTTAGCTGAAAATCACAgaacagtctttgtctttaacttatgtgtttggtgattttgtcacaTGAcgtcgtggttataaaatcaggattttagcagcagctaaGAAATGGCTTGGAAGGGACTGCGGGTTGACATGTATTCTGAATGAGTTTTCAGttcttattcaaacttgttccattgtctgacaacagaaacagaaaaacctgtaaatgagaacagcttaaTTGGGAATTCGGCTGTATCGAAgtactgtacatgtgagcacagagagaagaagagaagcgAACAGATACAGGACTGAAACTAGATGACACTAGGAAGAGTGCCAACAGTTTACGATGCAGCAGAGCCATACACTGAGTTTTGACTTTGACTCATCCAGTGACCTTCAGTTATGAGACCTCACCCACCTCTAGATCTATGTTTAACTTGTATCACTCATCATGTGTGGTAGAAAATAAGACTGAATGaattcaaacaacaacaacaacaaaaaaaaaccttccctTGGTTACACAAAAGTTGATACGAGCTATTTATGTTCTTACAACCATTTTCCCCTGAAATTAATgattgtgacaaaaaaaattacttgGCCCAGGAAATGAAATTCCTAAAAGTGACATTTATTGAAAATGATTCAGCTTATAACTGAGAACTACAGTTAACGTATAAGGTAAACATTCGGGTGTGAATGATGGTAAAGTGTAAAGTGTTGGTAGAATCTAGAAGGctcagtttatttacattttatattccaTTAAtattttccataaaaaaaaaaaaaagtttgtcatTAATATATGGTGTGATGTCACTGTcgtttcatttaaaatttaaaaataagaaGGTCCTATAGtataaaacagtgtgtgtgtgtgtgtctgtgcgcacATTTGTAGACTTCACCTCCACAGGTCTCGTACCTGCAGAGGGTAACAGGGGTTAAGAGGTGCAAACACCCTTGGAGGTGAGTTTGGTCACTGCTATGGCAACCAGGTCAGGTACATATGAGCCGGGGCGATGAAAGAAAGTTACACATACatttacttacacacacacacacacacacaccacacacacacacacacacacacacacacacacacacacacacacacacacacacacacacacacacaacacacacacacacacacacacacacacacacacacacacacacacacacacacacacacacacacacacacacacacacggcttcCACTACACAATGATGTATATCTATAATCCCAGTTTATAGCCACAGTATCAGAAATAGGCAAAATATTACACACTTTCATATATTAGTGTGGGTTTTGTTACGACTATTTGAAAGAATATCACATTAAAAAGAAAGGATACGTTCAAGGGAACACCGTGTATACTTCCTCTCAACATGTAGtagacatgtttattttcataatgtacataaatcataaattaaaCTTATGCTGCATCAATttgcaataacaaaaaaatcccTTTAAGAGTCATGGAGAGGTACCCATTAAATGCAGGTAGTTCTGACTATGATGTTGTACACATAACAAGAATAATAACAGGTCGCTGCCTTATTCAAACTCAAGTGAGTATAACTCCCAGTTGCAAGTGTACAGGGCACAAGTTGTAACCATGTAATCATAATCTGGTGTGTGATCTTTCCCTCTGCCAGTGCGCCGTCTCTCCAGTCTGAGGCAGGTCACGTCACGTCTCCTCTCTCTAATTCTCACATCAGGGAGAAAGCACTGACCTTTTCCCCCGTGCCGATGTGCAGCCCCTCCATCACTTTGGCAAATGAGCCCTTATTGATCATCTTCCCCACCAGGTAGGATCCCACCCGTTTGGAGTGTGGGAAGCTCCGCAGCAGCTCCCTGGGGACCTtgagagaggggagaggcagCCTCTCCCGGTCCAGCGTCGAGGCATCCCACTGGGACACTTCTTCACCCCCTCCCTCCGCCACCATGTCCTCTGGACTGGGCTTCACTGCAGCGGCTGGCATCCCGGACAGGCTCCGGGCCCCATGTGGCTGCCTCTTTACACTCACAATCAAATCCAAAACCAGGTCTGACCTTGTGAAGCACACATACTAACGCACCCAGatgcacatgaacacaacacaggATCCAGATCCTTCTTCAGGAGGAAGAAGTGTCCTCGCCCACAGATTTCTGTTGTCCTCTCACTGTCAGATAAGTAATTCCTTCATTCCAGACTGTCTGACAGGtgattcctcttttcttctttgtttattttacctGGTAGCGAGTACAGGTGCATTAAGTGTCTCTTTTTCAATCTAACTGtgcttcctccctccttctctccctctgtctctctctgctgggtAGTGGATGATTAACCGTTGTGTTCTTAGGTCAGCTCCAGTGATGAGGAGGACATTCTACACCGTAAttacccccctcccctctgcacACACTAAAGTACACACTGATACCCACAGTTACTCAGTAACCATCCAAACTCTCTTACTTCGTTTCCTTGGCTGCCGTTTGAATTtctattttatatttctgtctctttcagtttCTCCATGACACCATCAGGTAGGCTAATTTAATTCTCCATGAGGACAGATCAGAGTTATGACACGCAGATGAGGACAGGTAAGTGGATGAGAATGagactttgactttgaaaacCTACACAGCTTCAATCACCAGGAAAAAGTTATCTATTCTTCAGAAAGATCCCTGTACTTTTTTGCaaactttattgtgttgtagattgaATTTTAGATGGATAAAACTGCCTTTGTTgcccatcaatctacactcagtTACCCATAATGATTTTTTAGAAGATTATGCAATTTTagatttattaaaaatctaaaagcTGAAATCTCTAATTTacaaagtattcagatccttgagatgtgtctagaaCCTGATTGGCTAATTGAATTGATtggacatagtttagaaaggcacacacctgaGTATATAAGATCCCACAATTCACAGTGCAggttacaacaaaaacaaagccatgAAATCTACATCAGTCCAAGCGCTGAGTGTTCTCAGGGGCACAGTGGCCTTAATAATTGTATTGGTTATTAACTGTGTGTTATCAACTGTCACTCTAGTCCTCCGCAGAGACGGCAGAACCTGTCGAGAGGACGACCATTTCAGCAGCACTCC
The window above is part of the Seriola aureovittata isolate HTS-2021-v1 ecotype China chromosome 19, ASM2101889v1, whole genome shotgun sequence genome. Proteins encoded here:
- the LOC130187246 gene encoding hormonally up-regulated neu tumor-associated kinase homolog; the encoded protein is MPAAAVKPSPEDMVAEGGGEEVSQWDASTLDRERLPLPSLKVPRELLRSFPHSKRVGSYLVGKMINKGSFAKVMEGLHIGTGEKVAIKVIDKKKARQDSYVLKNMKREPRIHQMVRHPHIVVLLETLETENSYYMAMELCAGGDLMDRICERKRLEEREVRRYTRQILSAVEHLHKHGIVHRDLKIENFLLDEHNNIKIVDFGLSNTLKTESLSLELLNTQCGSPAYAAPELLAHRKYGPKVDVWSIGVSMFAMLTGTLPFTVEPFNIKQLHQKMVNGEISSIPSDVSKGAVSFVLSLLEPDPAKRPSVRAAMEERWINEGYAKKPLHTLSHKNRLCPEDLNSSVLAYMTETLGYALSEIIHTLTTHRPSAIMASYHLLLNKLNRSQKGAKASKKLETNDWSLPSKNTWRERNNTESKTQQQNEPTNEKSSKQSSRPLRAQQTTECQSNRRRTEDLHRKDNREDDENRPPSPSLPQLPHSASPSIPPRLPSPSPAPLSAEDGATDEEIAITLDTRETLFPEVSVFRDRELVHLSPPKSSASQLCDSAPCQVPVEPIRDSSTVRPIRHTHLLRTTQSDGAADPGSDCFHDSRHQDDHSHHLSINERLEKLQTFYSSEKSGISPRMLLEADTHTTHSSDRVHLGSMETTQTSPSAPLPRLRNVGLKDGRGRKMTWVGLTRPGPPGLLVNGSKPPAFPSQRQHTLVIKSLRQERGKRRDLSAAGGGERGMAGGVMSGAKRNSVQLRSSLQRRVADLNLPLLPAALQGKTDKKSQLHSMDY